One window from the genome of Phaseolus vulgaris cultivar G19833 unplaced genomic scaffold, P. vulgaris v2.0 scaffold_12, whole genome shotgun sequence encodes:
- the LOC137816893 gene encoding leucine-rich repeat extensin-like protein 5: MDSATRAELARSLKAHLDVQSTKAGASITSPLKSNSSPPSLPPRSFGTPNSPHQTPNSPLSTETPSTTQTPHSSPIIQTPHSPPPIAAVPLAAASVPSTAPLDKGKRVLTISSDDDDSDVEPTYKRRRTNWVVHSRSPTPPHGGSVRDNPPSAMSPLCQSVQDEGVVESMPLPSPIPTPPPPSTTTPTPIPISATTPTPTAPTTIPGLIAIPPPIMQLMRGFNDKTSPGEPFGTPRSEGMPYYMGAFLAVALEWRAQAKSKVVEARALQAL; encoded by the coding sequence ATGGATTCTGCAACAAGGGCTGAATTGGCCAGGTCTCTGAAGGCTCACCTTGACGTGCAGTCTACAAAGGCTGGTGCCTCCATCACTTCCCCCCTCAAGTCCAACTCATCACCACCATCATTACCACCCCGCTCTTTTGGAACACCCAACTCTCCCCACCAAACACCAAATTCCCCTCTTTCAACAGAAACACCTTCCACAACCCAAACACCTCACTCTTCCCCAATAATCCAAACACCTCACTCACCCCCTCCCATTGCTGCAGTCCCTCTGGCTGCAGCTAGCGTCCCTTCCACTGCCCCTCTTGACAAGGGCAAGAGGGTGCTTACTATTTCTTCTGATGACGACGACTCGGATGTGGAGCCTACCTACAAAAGAAGGAGGACCAACTGGGTCGTCCACTCGCGTTCTCCTACACCTCCACATGGGGGATCCGTGAGGGACAATCCCCCTAGCGCCATGTCTCCCCTATGCCAATCAGTCCAAGATGAGGGGGTGGTGGAGTCCATGCCCTTACCATCACCAATACCAACACCACCTCCACCGTCAACAACAACACCAACACCAATTCCAATATCAGCAACAACTCCAACACCAACCGCCCCAACAACTATCCCAGGACTCATAGCAATTCCCCCTCCCATCATGCAGTTGATGAGGGGTTTTAATGATAAGACGTCACCAGGGGAGCCTTTCGGTACCCCACGGTCAGAGGGCATGCCTTACTACATGGGTGCTTTCTTGGCCGTGGCCCTTGAGTGGCGTGCCCAAGCTAAGTCCAAAGTTGTTGAGGCACGTGCGCTTCAAGCTCTCTGA